From Thalassococcus sp. S3, one genomic window encodes:
- a CDS encoding transporter substrate-binding domain-containing protein has translation MRFAYIIEPPFNDRTGSGAVFGHDADLARHIFFQLGEDFEPVETTFAKLLPGLEKGNWQMTTGLFATPERARNAAFTRPVWALGDGLLVKRGNPLGLSGYRSTAKDDSARLAVIRDQVQERTARSFSMPPELLFVYDTYDDAAEAVRDGDVDAYASVNQAHRGYIERTDAAHVETIAVPAEEVAPGMGSFALRRSDRHLLTRVNEILDGYLGTAAHRDLAARYGFTGDDLDLLLSRPGAT, from the coding sequence ATGAGATTTGCGTACATTATTGAACCACCATTCAATGATCGGACCGGGTCCGGCGCCGTATTCGGACATGACGCGGATCTCGCCCGTCATATCTTTTTTCAATTGGGCGAGGATTTCGAACCGGTCGAGACGACTTTCGCCAAACTGTTGCCCGGTCTTGAAAAAGGCAATTGGCAGATGACCACGGGCTTGTTCGCAACGCCTGAGCGCGCGCGAAACGCCGCGTTCACACGTCCGGTCTGGGCCTTGGGGGACGGCCTGCTGGTCAAACGGGGCAATCCTCTCGGTCTGAGCGGATACCGCTCGACTGCCAAGGACGACAGCGCGAGGCTTGCAGTGATCCGCGATCAGGTTCAGGAGCGGACGGCCCGGTCGTTTAGCATGCCGCCAGAGCTTCTGTTTGTCTATGACACCTACGACGATGCGGCAGAGGCCGTTCGTGACGGGGACGTCGACGCCTATGCCAGCGTCAACCAGGCCCATCGCGGCTATATCGAACGGACAGACGCGGCCCATGTCGAAACCATCGCCGTCCCGGCAGAGGAGGTTGCGCCCGGCATGGGTTCATTCGCCCTTCGCCGGTCGGATCGGCATCTCCTGACGCGTGTGAACGAGATCCTGGATGGGTATCTGGGAACCGCCGCACATCGCGACTTGGCAGCCCGATATGGGTTCACCGGGGACGACCTGGATCTGCTTCTGTCCCGGCCCGGCGCGACTTGA
- a CDS encoding S8 family serine peptidase, producing the protein MAGINVLLEVPAESGDALEMHSAAVESVTEAERQASAFLADIGGEGIEFEENFTPVPMFAAADGALPQAFVESVQPSNPSLAPTSQTVVLPAEVTRARLSSLQDDPRVKVWPNSALTLFGRRQSVEVARSDGGIDCRPFRDAVTMEVLRDLLGTDALWDAGYRGQSVVVGILDEGVNGEEYPVIGGFARPNAGLQPGAAAITSHGSMCAADVLVAAPSARLYDYPFLGIPRSGGAIQMFQAVLNQWNTDGTPQITNNSYGFVGVPDPAQFPDHEVNDINHPIHRKVREVVAAGVSCFFAAGNCGANCPSGACHVSGIGPGRSIHASNSLEEVITVAAVNSQHERIGYSSQGPGMFHQQKPDIASYSHFFGNFGEGRPGGTSSSAYDNGTSAATPVAAGVGAALLSANPDLTPAELKALLMQSATDLGRTVGWDAEYGEGVVNAAAAYNAMRSAAPLVG; encoded by the coding sequence TTGGCTGGAATAAATGTATTGCTCGAAGTGCCGGCAGAAAGCGGCGATGCGCTTGAAATGCATAGCGCTGCGGTTGAGTCGGTCACCGAAGCCGAGCGGCAAGCATCGGCTTTTCTTGCTGATATCGGCGGGGAGGGGATCGAGTTCGAGGAAAACTTCACCCCGGTTCCGATGTTTGCTGCGGCGGATGGTGCGCTGCCACAGGCCTTTGTAGAATCGGTTCAGCCATCGAACCCAAGCCTGGCGCCCACCAGTCAGACCGTGGTGCTGCCCGCCGAGGTGACGCGCGCCCGCTTGAGCAGTTTGCAGGACGACCCTCGAGTGAAAGTCTGGCCAAATTCGGCGCTTACGCTCTTTGGCCGACGCCAAAGCGTCGAAGTGGCGCGGTCCGATGGCGGCATCGACTGCCGCCCGTTTCGCGACGCGGTCACGATGGAGGTGCTGCGGGACCTGCTGGGCACGGATGCGTTGTGGGATGCCGGATACCGAGGGCAGAGCGTCGTCGTTGGCATTTTGGACGAGGGCGTGAATGGAGAGGAATACCCGGTTATCGGCGGCTTTGCCCGTCCCAATGCCGGGCTGCAGCCCGGAGCTGCCGCGATCACCAGCCACGGGTCGATGTGTGCCGCGGATGTCCTTGTCGCTGCACCCTCCGCTCGGCTTTATGACTATCCGTTCCTGGGCATCCCGCGGTCCGGCGGAGCGATCCAGATGTTTCAGGCGGTGCTCAACCAGTGGAATACCGATGGAACGCCGCAGATTACCAACAACTCCTATGGTTTTGTCGGCGTTCCTGATCCCGCGCAATTCCCGGACCACGAGGTGAATGACATTAACCACCCGATTCACCGCAAGGTCAGAGAGGTCGTGGCCGCCGGCGTGTCCTGCTTTTTCGCCGCTGGAAATTGCGGCGCAAACTGCCCAAGCGGTGCCTGTCATGTTTCGGGAATTGGACCGGGCCGGTCCATCCATGCCTCAAACAGCCTGGAGGAGGTCATCACGGTGGCAGCCGTCAACAGCCAGCATGAGCGCATCGGATATTCTAGCCAAGGCCCGGGCATGTTTCATCAGCAGAAGCCCGACATCGCCAGCTATTCGCATTTCTTTGGCAATTTCGGAGAAGGCCGCCCCGGTGGAACATCCAGTTCGGCCTATGACAACGGCACATCTGCGGCGACACCGGTTGCCGCAGGCGTGGGTGCGGCGCTGTTGTCGGCCAATCCGGATCTGACACCGGCGGAGCTGAAGGCCCTGCTGATGCAGAGCGCCACGGATCTCGGGCGCACCGTCGGCTGGGACGCGGAGTATGGTGAGGGTGTGGTGAATGCCGCCGCAGCCTACAACGCTATGCGATCGGCTGCACCGCTGGTAGGCTAG